In Bacillus cereus ATCC 14579, a single window of DNA contains:
- a CDS encoding S9 family peptidase has protein sequence MKVNEKTYLSIEEIISLPTVSSTNISDDGKNVAFVKKTADWKDNTYRNHVWIYEKDKKQSYPLSNGDIDSTHPLWSPDARCIAYLSPVGDGKNQIFVKSLDGYREVQITDEKEGVSTFKWGPTGKGLYYVTQSKECEEIKKRKDLYGDFQHIGKEHQNNCLYYIEIEKVIQSDTDEHKNRVVYQLTDGKDFHIHEFDISNDGKKVVFMATPSSNMADYINGDLYILHIKAGELQKLNVDKLLGGSVCFSPDGSEICYTASIREKGYYRNHIQDSTLEIYDINTGELIQPLTDFDSTVMPLQWTAKGVLIRWQNKTNYLIGLLAEDGTVEILSEKVDGFIMDASITKDGKHISYNKAITNETFEIYLDDKKITDENSFFKGKLRSNREIISWKSSDGLEIEGVLSTPVELDNNKKYPLLVVIHGGPAWASFPIFSDCFNEKYPIEQFVEKGFIVLEPNYRGSSGYGNEFLKANYRKQGIADYDDVISGVDELVEKGMVDKDRVGVMGWSNGGYVSAFCSTFSSRFKAISVGGGITNWSTHYVNTDIPYFIRMYLGNTPWNDPEIYTKTSPMTYIKSACTPTLIQHGEKDARIPITNAYDLYQGLMDMEVDTELIIFKGMAYSSDQPGVHVAIMKQNLMWFSHYILGESMEGFRTL, from the coding sequence ATGAAAGTGAATGAAAAAACATATTTAAGTATAGAAGAGATTATTTCATTACCAACCGTATCAAGTACAAACATAAGTGATGATGGTAAAAACGTAGCATTTGTTAAGAAGACGGCTGATTGGAAAGACAATACATATAGGAATCATGTATGGATATATGAAAAAGATAAGAAGCAGAGTTACCCATTATCAAATGGTGATATAGATAGTACACACCCATTATGGTCTCCAGATGCTAGGTGTATCGCATATCTTAGTCCAGTTGGTGATGGGAAAAATCAGATATTTGTTAAGTCACTAGATGGTTATAGAGAGGTTCAAATTACCGATGAGAAAGAAGGAGTCAGTACATTCAAATGGGGTCCTACTGGCAAGGGTCTTTATTATGTTACGCAGTCAAAAGAATGTGAGGAGATAAAGAAACGTAAGGATCTATATGGAGATTTTCAACATATAGGTAAGGAACACCAGAATAATTGTTTATATTACATTGAAATAGAGAAGGTGATACAAAGTGATACAGATGAACACAAGAACAGAGTTGTTTATCAATTAACGGATGGTAAGGATTTTCATATCCATGAATTTGATATTTCAAATGATGGTAAAAAGGTTGTATTTATGGCGACACCAAGCTCAAATATGGCAGATTATATAAATGGAGATCTATACATACTCCATATTAAAGCTGGAGAGCTACAAAAGCTGAATGTGGATAAGTTGTTGGGAGGGAGTGTTTGCTTTTCTCCTGACGGCAGTGAAATATGTTACACAGCAAGCATAAGAGAGAAGGGTTACTATAGAAACCATATACAAGATAGTACGTTAGAGATATATGATATAAATACCGGAGAGCTAATTCAACCTTTAACAGATTTTGATAGTACGGTTATGCCATTACAGTGGACAGCTAAAGGGGTTTTAATTAGGTGGCAGAATAAAACGAATTATCTTATTGGATTGCTAGCCGAAGATGGCACTGTGGAAATATTAAGCGAAAAAGTAGATGGCTTTATAATGGATGCTTCTATAACAAAGGATGGCAAACATATATCCTACAATAAGGCTATAACAAATGAAACCTTTGAAATCTATTTAGACGATAAAAAAATAACGGATGAAAATAGCTTTTTCAAAGGGAAACTTAGAAGTAACAGGGAAATCATCTCATGGAAAAGTAGCGATGGTCTTGAAATAGAAGGTGTTTTATCAACGCCAGTAGAGTTGGACAATAATAAAAAATATCCTTTATTAGTAGTAATTCACGGCGGTCCGGCTTGGGCATCTTTTCCGATATTTTCAGACTGCTTCAATGAGAAATATCCGATTGAACAGTTTGTTGAAAAGGGCTTTATCGTTTTAGAACCAAATTACAGAGGAAGTTCAGGTTATGGTAATGAATTTTTAAAAGCTAACTATAGAAAACAGGGGATTGCTGATTACGATGATGTTATATCTGGAGTGGATGAACTAGTAGAAAAAGGGATGGTAGACAAGGATAGAGTAGGAGTTATGGGATGGAGCAACGGTGGATATGTATCAGCTTTCTGTTCTACGTTTAGTAGTCGGTTTAAAGCTATTTCAGTTGGCGGTGGAATAACTAACTGGAGTACCCATTATGTAAATACAGATATACCTTACTTTATTAGAATGTATTTAGGAAATACTCCATGGAATGATCCAGAGATATATACGAAGACATCACCTATGACGTATATTAAATCAGCTTGTACGCCTACCCTAATTCAACATGGGGAAAAGGATGCAAGAATTCCAATTACAAATGCATATGATCTATATCAAGGATTAATGGATATGGAAGTTGATACAGAATTAATTATATTTAAAGGAATGGCATATAGTTCTGACCAACCAGGAGTTCATGTGGCTATTATGAAGCAGAACTTGATGTGGTTTTCACACTATATTCTTGGAGAGAGTATGGAGGGTTTTAGGACTTTGTAA